A genomic region of Nostoc sp. UHCC 0702 contains the following coding sequences:
- a CDS encoding endonuclease domain-containing protein — protein sequence MMDNLNSSNFYLPYNPKLVERAKELRKNMTPAEKKLWCEYLRDFQFRVLRQRPINHFIVDFYCPTLQVVIEIDGDSHFTNEGQDYDIERTRILEGYGLKIIRFTNSQVLNQFDSVCEQIQGLIPPEPLFKDKTS from the coding sequence ATGATGGACAACCTCAACAGTAGCAATTTTTATTTACCTTACAATCCAAAGCTTGTAGAAAGAGCAAAAGAACTTCGCAAAAACATGACCCCAGCAGAAAAAAAGCTGTGGTGTGAATATCTGAGAGATTTTCAATTTCGAGTTTTAAGACAAAGACCAATTAATCATTTTATAGTTGATTTTTACTGTCCTACTTTACAAGTAGTGATTGAAATTGATGGGGATAGCCATTTTACAAATGAAGGTCAAGATTATGACATAGAGAGAACACGCATTCTAGAAGGCTATGGTTTAAAGATTATTAGGTTTACAAATAGTCAAGTTTTAAATCAATTTGATAGTGTGTGTGAGCAGATACAGGGTTTAATCCCCCCTGAACCCCTTTTTAAGGATAAAACTTCTTAA
- a CDS encoding ABC transporter ATP-binding protein has translation MVQQSKIQKTSSLGAMQRILGSLKAYPWTTLGALVSLLLLTFANALTPQLFRWGIDGGIAKQNLQIVLYSAGWMVVAAVARGLFNFGQTYLAEAVSQGVAYDLRNKIFSKIQNLSFSFHDQAQTSQLLTRMTSDIEQIRTFVGTSLIQVIGGIITLVTIAVILLLMNWRLALITLMVVPLTGSLMVRFLSRNSKLYEQIQQQLGDLNTVLQENLLGIRVVKAFVRESAERLRYTTLNDDLVKVNMNTIRAIRDTFPFIFLLSSLVTLAVFAYGGAEVIGGKFSIGELIAFNSYLALILQPILVIGFAAPAIASAIACAQRVYEVVNAEVEIRDRPSAISFDTCGGRITFENVSFRYPGSTTETLKQVSFESKPKELIAVLGMTGSGKSTIMNLLARFYDVTGGAIRIDGRDVRDFTLKSLRDHIGIVFQETTLFSGTIRENIAYAKPNAPLEEVIAVAKTAQIHDFIASLPDGYETIVGERGIGLSGGQKQRIAIARTLLTDYSILILDDSTSAVDAKTAAQIQAELDDLMRQKACTTFVVAQRISTVKNADRILLMDKGRLVAQGTHEELMQTSSLYGAILESQVKQKAKV, from the coding sequence TTGGTGCAGCAATCAAAAATCCAAAAAACTTCGTCTCTGGGGGCAATGCAGCGGATACTGGGGAGTTTGAAAGCTTACCCTTGGACAACGCTTGGAGCTTTGGTTAGTTTGTTGTTATTAACATTTGCCAATGCTCTTACCCCGCAACTATTTCGCTGGGGAATTGATGGCGGTATTGCCAAACAAAATTTACAAATTGTACTTTACAGCGCTGGCTGGATGGTAGTTGCTGCTGTTGCTCGCGGTTTGTTTAATTTTGGGCAAACTTATTTAGCAGAGGCTGTATCTCAAGGTGTAGCTTATGATTTGCGGAACAAAATTTTCAGCAAAATTCAAAATCTCAGTTTCAGCTTTCATGACCAAGCACAAACTTCCCAACTTTTAACCCGGATGACCAGTGATATCGAGCAGATCCGCACATTTGTGGGTACTAGCCTGATTCAGGTGATTGGTGGAATTATCACATTGGTGACTATTGCGGTGATTTTGCTGCTGATGAACTGGCGACTGGCGTTAATTACTTTGATGGTAGTGCCTTTAACGGGATCGTTGATGGTGCGATTTCTCAGCCGCAATAGTAAACTGTACGAGCAGATTCAACAACAACTAGGTGATTTGAATACTGTATTACAAGAGAATTTGCTGGGAATACGGGTGGTGAAAGCTTTTGTGCGGGAATCTGCTGAAAGGTTGCGTTACACGACCTTGAATGATGACCTGGTGAAGGTAAATATGAACACGATTCGCGCCATCCGTGATACCTTCCCCTTTATCTTTTTGTTAAGTAGTTTGGTAACGTTGGCAGTTTTTGCTTATGGAGGGGCAGAGGTAATTGGGGGTAAGTTCTCCATTGGTGAGTTGATAGCGTTTAATTCCTACTTAGCATTGATTCTGCAACCGATTTTAGTGATTGGATTTGCTGCACCTGCAATCGCTAGTGCAATTGCTTGTGCCCAACGGGTGTATGAAGTGGTAAATGCAGAAGTGGAAATTCGCGATCGCCCTAGTGCCATTTCTTTTGATACTTGTGGTGGTAGAATCACCTTTGAGAATGTTTCCTTTCGCTATCCTGGCTCTACAACCGAAACCCTCAAACAAGTTTCTTTTGAAAGCAAGCCCAAGGAACTGATTGCCGTGTTGGGGATGACAGGTTCGGGAAAAAGCACAATTATGAATTTGCTTGCCCGCTTTTACGATGTGACAGGGGGAGCAATTCGCATTGATGGGCGAGATGTGCGGGATTTTACACTGAAAAGTTTAAGAGATCATATTGGCATTGTCTTTCAGGAAACCACATTGTTTTCTGGGACTATCCGGGAAAATATTGCTTATGCCAAACCCAATGCACCGTTGGAGGAGGTGATTGCAGTAGCCAAAACTGCCCAGATTCATGATTTTATTGCCAGCTTGCCCGATGGCTACGAGACGATTGTCGGTGAACGGGGCATTGGCTTGTCTGGTGGACAAAAACAACGAATAGCGATCGCCCGTACTTTACTCACCGATTACAGTATTCTAATTTTGGATGATAGTACCTCGGCTGTAGATGCCAAAACTGCTGCCCAAATCCAAGCCGAACTTGATGATTTGATGCGTCAAAAGGCTTGTACAACCTTTGTTGTGGCTCAACGCATTAGTACCGTCAAAAATGCTGATCGAATTTTGCTAATGGATAAAGGACGATTAGTCGCCCAAGGTACTCATGAAGAATTAATGCAAACAAGTTCACTTTACGGCGCGATTTTGGAATCTCAGGTCAAGCAGAAGGCAAAAGTATGA
- a CDS encoding ABC transporter ATP-binding protein — MISPIVASEQQATKQLSTLRRFLQYLRPYNKEIPIALLLVVIGASSQAIGPFLIGWSVDHMIAQGNLPGLLLILGLLGLIYGLAVWATRGQIIRVGWIMQRLLAQLRQDIFTKIQSLPLSFFDRSEAGDLMSRLLNDVNTVNQAFGQTIAQMLGNLLSLVGIVIAMLLIDLRLGLLSNLVVPLMILTASIFTRWARAKFRLTRQTIGELSAKLEEDIGSVREAQAFNRVQVNIEQFNILNAANRDANVEAVAITAAFLPSIDFLNTLATAGVLAYGGYLAVTGEATVGVVTSFLLYVQQFFRPIQILSQFYTQAQSAFAGLERIFLLLDEPSQLNDARDATEMPPIQGEVRFENVTFGYNPRQLVLKGVNLHATPGQMVALVGPTGSGKTTIINLILRFYDVSGGAVKIDDVDVRSVTQASLRHQIGIVLQDNILFSGTVAENIAFGAPYATQADIEAAAQMANVHEFITSLPQGYTTVLGERGAPLSQGQRQLISIARAVLINPRILILDEATSSIDTRTEALVQTAIARLLQNRTSFVIAHRLSTVTQADQVLVIQQGQIVEQGTHAQLMAQQGVYANLYALQLGAASVEVLS; from the coding sequence ATGATAAGTCCCATTGTCGCATCTGAGCAACAGGCAACTAAGCAACTTTCTACGCTACGGCGCTTTTTACAATACTTGCGACCCTATAACAAAGAAATTCCCATCGCCTTGTTATTAGTAGTGATTGGGGCTTCAAGTCAGGCAATTGGGCCATTTTTAATTGGCTGGTCTGTTGATCATATGATTGCACAGGGAAACTTGCCGGGACTGCTACTAATACTAGGATTACTAGGACTAATTTACGGTCTTGCTGTCTGGGCAACGCGGGGTCAGATTATTCGAGTCGGCTGGATTATGCAGCGGTTGCTGGCGCAATTGCGGCAAGATATTTTTACTAAAATTCAGAGTTTGCCACTGAGCTTTTTTGATCGTAGCGAAGCCGGTGATTTAATGAGCCGTCTGCTAAATGATGTTAATACTGTCAATCAGGCATTTGGACAAACTATCGCCCAAATGCTGGGTAACTTGTTAAGTTTGGTGGGCATTGTCATTGCTATGCTTTTGATTGACCTGCGGCTTGGGTTGTTAAGCAATTTGGTTGTGCCGCTGATGATTTTGACCGCAAGCATATTTACGCGTTGGGCAAGAGCGAAATTTCGCCTTACACGCCAGACAATTGGTGAACTTTCTGCAAAGTTGGAAGAAGACATTGGCAGTGTGCGAGAAGCACAAGCATTTAATCGGGTACAAGTCAATATTGAACAATTTAACATTCTCAACGCTGCTAACCGTGATGCCAATGTGGAAGCAGTGGCAATTACTGCTGCTTTTTTGCCGTCAATTGATTTTCTGAACACCCTAGCAACGGCGGGTGTGTTGGCTTATGGTGGCTATCTTGCTGTGACGGGTGAAGCAACAGTAGGTGTGGTGACATCGTTTTTACTGTATGTGCAGCAGTTCTTCCGCCCTATCCAAATTCTCAGCCAGTTTTATACCCAAGCTCAATCTGCTTTTGCAGGATTAGAGCGGATTTTTCTGTTACTCGATGAACCCTCGCAACTCAATGATGCACGTGATGCTACGGAAATGCCCCCAATTCAGGGTGAGGTAAGATTCGAGAATGTCACTTTTGGCTACAACCCACGGCAACTTGTTCTCAAAGGAGTAAATTTACACGCTACTCCCGGACAAATGGTGGCGTTAGTGGGGCCGACTGGTTCTGGTAAAACTACAATTATTAATTTAATTTTGCGCTTCTACGATGTGTCTGGTGGGGCTGTCAAAATTGATGATGTAGATGTGCGTAGTGTCACGCAAGCAAGTTTGCGGCATCAGATTGGAATTGTCTTGCAAGACAATATTTTATTCAGCGGTACTGTTGCGGAAAATATTGCCTTTGGCGCACCGTATGCCACCCAAGCTGATATTGAAGCGGCTGCACAGATGGCAAATGTGCATGAATTTATTACTTCATTGCCACAGGGTTACACAACTGTGTTGGGTGAACGGGGCGCGCCTCTTAGCCAAGGACAACGGCAATTAATTAGTATTGCGCGGGCGGTGTTGATTAATCCGAGAATTTTAATTTTGGATGAAGCAACCAGCAGTATTGATACTCGTACAGAAGCGTTGGTGCAAACTGCGATCGCTCGTTTACTACAAAATCGTACCAGCTTTGTGATTGCCCATCGTCTAAGTACAGTTACCCAAGCGGATCAGGTGTTAGTGATTCAGCAGGGGCAAATTGTTGAGCAGGGAACTCACGCACAACTGATGGCGCAGCAAGGTGTTTATGCAAACCTTTATGCGCTCCAGTTAGGTGCAGCTTCGGTGGAAGTATTAAGTTGA
- a CDS encoding carbohydrate porin: protein MNKKKLLLLSGAALLFLAAPALAENLDEKSTPKLIFVNANDSENYQQSDTQLLADFIVAQTSPDSSTERVTSVSQLSDVQPSDWAFVALQSLVERYGIIAGYPDGTFKGNRALTRYEFAAGLNAALDKINQLIAAGLTDKVKKEDLVILQNLREEFASELATLTNRIDSLEARNANIEAQQFSTTVILAGQTIFGLAIGSGGDPPGQGEANTILTHLTQLQLVSSFTGKDRFRVALVTGNSADDSFSNPKAFNTNMARLAWQADYDNQVRIDSVEYRVAALSDRVVFTFKPVGFSLSSVLSVNSPYADAGQGAISLFAGSTPILKIGSLDAGLGFDWLVNDQLRLQFAYGTRSSSNSSQGISGADHSALGVQLLYKPTPSLITGLAYVNAYASNGQLDTGTGSSNADTSGGINEPSQIHAVNASIKWQLTNQLVAGAWGGVMVTNSLESDAVVLSSTYTASLGLYDPFGRKGDLLGLLVGQPPKLNNGILVADVDSGNSTHYEVFYRYLVNDNIAITPGFFIVTDPGHISRNNDIFIGTIRTTFSF from the coding sequence ATGAATAAAAAAAAATTATTGCTCCTATCGGGTGCAGCACTATTGTTTTTAGCTGCACCTGCATTGGCAGAAAATTTAGATGAAAAATCGACACCAAAATTGATTTTTGTCAATGCAAATGATAGCGAAAATTATCAGCAGTCTGATACTCAACTTCTTGCCGATTTTATCGTAGCTCAAACCTCACCCGATAGCAGCACCGAACGGGTAACATCAGTATCTCAATTATCTGATGTGCAACCTAGTGACTGGGCTTTTGTCGCCTTGCAATCATTAGTAGAACGTTATGGTATAATTGCTGGTTATCCCGATGGTACTTTTAAAGGCAATCGTGCCTTAACACGCTACGAATTTGCCGCAGGTTTAAATGCAGCATTGGATAAGATTAATCAATTAATTGCTGCTGGTTTAACAGATAAAGTCAAAAAAGAAGACTTGGTAATATTACAAAATCTTAGAGAAGAATTTGCTTCAGAATTAGCCACTTTAACAAATAGAATTGACAGCTTAGAAGCGCGGAATGCAAATATAGAAGCACAGCAATTTTCCACCACAGTTATATTAGCAGGACAAACCATTTTTGGACTGGCAATCGGTTCTGGCGGCGACCCCCCAGGTCAAGGAGAAGCCAACACAATTCTTACCCACCTCACACAACTGCAACTCGTTTCTTCTTTTACCGGCAAAGACCGTTTTCGAGTGGCATTAGTTACAGGCAATTCTGCCGATGATAGCTTTAGCAATCCGAAAGCATTTAACACTAATATGGCTAGGCTGGCTTGGCAAGCAGATTATGATAATCAGGTGAGAATAGATTCCGTAGAATATCGCGTTGCAGCACTAAGCGATCGCGTAGTTTTTACCTTCAAACCTGTAGGATTTAGCTTAAGCAGTGTTCTCAGCGTCAACTCACCCTATGCAGATGCCGGTCAAGGAGCAATTTCGCTATTTGCAGGTTCTACTCCCATCTTGAAAATTGGCAGTCTTGATGCTGGTTTAGGCTTTGACTGGTTGGTTAACGACCAACTGCGCTTGCAATTTGCCTATGGTACCAGAAGTAGTAGCAATAGTAGCCAAGGCATATCTGGTGCAGACCATAGCGCCTTGGGAGTGCAGCTATTATATAAACCAACTCCCTCTTTAATTACTGGTTTGGCTTATGTAAATGCCTATGCTAGTAACGGTCAATTAGATACAGGTACAGGCAGCAGCAATGCAGACACTTCAGGGGGAATTAACGAACCATCTCAAATTCATGCCGTTAATGCCAGCATCAAATGGCAACTAACTAATCAACTAGTTGCTGGCGCTTGGGGAGGCGTGATGGTGACTAATTCCCTAGAATCAGATGCCGTCGTCCTCAGCAGTACCTACACAGCTTCTTTAGGATTATATGACCCCTTCGGCAGAAAAGGAGATTTATTAGGGTTACTAGTAGGTCAACCGCCAAAGTTGAATAACGGCATATTAGTTGCAGATGTGGATAGTGGCAATTCCACACATTATGAAGTTTTCTACCGCTACCTAGTCAACGACAACATTGCCATTACTCCCGGCTTTTTTATTGTTACTGACCCAGGACACATTTCTAGAAACAACGATATCTTCATAGGAACTATTCGTACCACTTTTAGCTTTTAG
- a CDS encoding FecR domain-containing protein translates to MRQRIWSLTQKLIVSTLLTLSWMTPVLAQSDQLLTRAEVYKLIKIVELLLQNQTRRPAQPKDVIVPRDAVRTGASSQAQLFFNDKSLIRVDQSSTFRFEPGLRRFKLRNLIALNEMIFKLENGTALILSPPGSVGTEVETPQSQISILAARPATTASEINNPALIAMNKSSKISQNNDLFLPAQKASAVMVIHDNTRNTTQVFALTDGDIKISDQQGKKTVALQGGQTVAVKNGLVGKVQEFDLPAFYKTISLTSGLGPGQENLVAQESTPVQETLNAIRIETLASLKNQAKRFKGFTRTFLADALNGTEGDLNPRPPVSIRIVNPQVVTGIFYRTEGSNAVFIPDDSPRSRTRIAIDFDKGTVTINDNTGIKNQAGLSGNNASASVINANGQITQIQVFGVNGDAPQEGIPYRGSLTTGVARDR, encoded by the coding sequence ATGAGGCAGCGAATTTGGTCATTAACTCAAAAGTTAATTGTTAGTACACTGCTAACATTGTCTTGGATGACTCCAGTGCTGGCTCAATCAGACCAATTGCTAACCCGTGCTGAAGTCTACAAATTAATCAAGATAGTTGAACTACTGCTGCAAAACCAAACTCGACGCCCAGCACAACCAAAAGATGTCATAGTTCCTCGAGATGCAGTTAGAACTGGTGCAAGTTCTCAAGCTCAATTATTCTTTAACGATAAATCTTTGATTCGAGTAGATCAAAGTAGTACCTTCCGATTTGAACCAGGGTTGCGTCGCTTCAAGCTACGGAATCTCATAGCCCTGAACGAAATGATATTTAAATTAGAAAATGGTACTGCTTTAATTTTGAGTCCACCTGGTAGTGTAGGGACTGAAGTAGAAACACCACAAAGTCAAATTAGTATCCTTGCAGCACGTCCTGCAACTACTGCATCTGAAATTAATAATCCTGCTTTAATTGCTATGAATAAAAGCAGCAAAATTAGCCAAAATAACGATTTATTTCTGCCAGCACAAAAAGCCAGTGCAGTCATGGTCATACATGACAATACACGTAACACCACACAAGTTTTTGCTCTCACAGATGGAGACATTAAAATATCCGATCAGCAAGGTAAAAAAACTGTTGCTTTACAAGGTGGGCAGACTGTAGCAGTGAAAAATGGATTGGTGGGCAAAGTACAAGAATTCGACCTACCAGCATTTTATAAAACTATTTCACTCACCTCTGGTTTGGGGCCAGGGCAAGAAAATTTAGTAGCACAAGAATCTACTCCAGTTCAAGAAACACTCAACGCTATTCGCATTGAAACTTTAGCTTCATTGAAAAATCAAGCCAAAAGATTTAAAGGATTTACTAGAACTTTCCTAGCAGATGCACTCAATGGAACAGAAGGTGATTTAAATCCTCGTCCACCAGTTTCTATCAGAATTGTCAACCCGCAAGTTGTCACTGGGATTTTTTATAGAACAGAAGGCAGTAATGCTGTTTTTATCCCTGATGATAGTCCCAGATCTAGGACTAGAATAGCAATCGATTTTGATAAAGGCACAGTCACCATTAACGACAACACAGGTATCAAGAATCAAGCTGGTTTGAGCGGCAATAATGCCAGTGCATCAGTGATCAACGCTAACGGTCAAATAACTCAAATTCAAGTGTTTGGTGTTAACGGCGACGCACCTCAAGAAGGAATACCTTATCGTGGCAGCTTAACAACTGGCGTTGCACGCGATCGCTAG
- the trpC gene encoding indole-3-glycerol phosphate synthase TrpC — MIYPRTPVNNRLHPILREIVWHKKQEVVHMHQQMSLASLQRQLTAAPTVRDFWTALQQSPYRPSLITEVQKASPIYGIIRADFDSLAIARAYQRSGAACISVVTDASFYQGSFENLRTIRKSLSLPLLCKEFIIDPCQIYLARAAGADAVLLMAAILTDRELQDLLRIIHYLGMNALVEVHNLTELDRVLKLDDIRLVEINNQSLEDFTIDISTTQRLMAARRSQLQNLGVVVVSESGLYTHADLALVADAGIHAVLVGESLIKEQDIEQAVRRLIKP, encoded by the coding sequence ATGATTTACCCACGTACTCCTGTTAATAACCGACTGCATCCCATTCTTAGAGAGATTGTGTGGCACAAAAAGCAAGAAGTAGTACACATGCATCAACAGATGTCTTTAGCTTCTTTGCAACGCCAGCTAACTGCTGCCCCGACCGTGCGAGATTTCTGGACTGCCTTGCAACAGAGTCCTTACCGACCCAGCTTGATTACAGAAGTCCAGAAGGCATCACCAATTTATGGGATAATTCGAGCAGACTTTGACTCATTAGCGATCGCTAGAGCATATCAGCGTAGTGGCGCAGCTTGTATATCTGTTGTTACTGACGCATCATTTTATCAAGGCAGTTTTGAAAATCTGCGTACAATCCGCAAGAGTTTATCATTACCCCTATTATGCAAAGAGTTTATCATTGATCCGTGCCAAATTTATTTAGCACGGGCAGCGGGGGCAGACGCCGTGCTACTCATGGCGGCTATTCTCACAGATAGGGAACTGCAAGACTTGTTGCGAATAATTCATTATTTGGGGATGAATGCCTTAGTGGAAGTTCATAACTTGACAGAACTGGATCGGGTACTCAAGTTAGACGACATCCGTTTAGTAGAAATTAATAATCAAAGTCTAGAAGATTTTACCATCGATATCAGTACAACTCAAAGATTAATGGCAGCCAGGCGATCGCAATTGCAAAACTTGGGTGTGGTTGTCGTCAGTGAGTCAGGCTTATATACTCATGCTGATTTAGCACTAGTAGCCGATGCTGGTATACATGCCGTACTTGTAGGAGAATCTTTAATTAAAGAACAAGATATAGAACAAGCCGTGCGTCGTCTGATCAAACCTTGA
- a CDS encoding HetP family heterocyst commitment protein, giving the protein MHQTDNNCNAQTGKKINTEQIEQIVKAIIAGKYSWACVLILRFSGYNPIDYIPYRTYIRLLKNNCLVDSSKTNDTESKNEKLEVFEMKSNLVRL; this is encoded by the coding sequence ATGCATCAAACCGATAACAATTGCAACGCACAAACAGGAAAAAAAATCAATACCGAACAAATTGAACAAATTGTGAAAGCAATTATTGCCGGCAAGTATTCGTGGGCATGTGTTTTAATTCTGCGTTTTTCTGGGTACAACCCCATAGACTACATTCCATACCGCACCTACATTCGACTCCTGAAAAACAACTGTTTAGTTGACAGTTCCAAGACAAATGACACTGAGAGTAAAAACGAAAAATTAGAAGTTTTTGAGATGAAATCCAATTTGGTTAGGCTGTAA
- a CDS encoding PAS domain-containing sensor histidine kinase, with product MKINISYIKYQASKFGCVLVREKSDELIELTMQKWINELRDAKEHLQQEVSQLKKQEAQLEISLSLLRSILESTANGIVAVNCEGEILSFNQKFVDMWQIPESLMLCKNFPQASAFLEDQLNNPEVFRRVMQEVESQPDCESYDILELKDGRAFVQYSVPQWLNSKIIGRVWSIWDITECKQVESELRNSLEQAQQYRELRTNFVSVFCHQFRTPLNVISFSNSLLNRHGDNWTKEKTRPLVEHIQTAVEKLSQMLDDVYFFAKAEAAKLNFEVEPLDVVQFCNELVVQIQMNHSHNSINFWSQGSCLTTSIDQKLLEPILKNLLDNAVKYSPTGSAVDLELSCDYDKIIFQVTDRGVGIPVADKERIFEPFYRGKNSMNLPGTGLGLSIVKTLVELHGGQITLESEVGAGTKFTVALPSVR from the coding sequence ATGAAGATTAACATTTCCTATATAAAATATCAAGCTAGTAAATTTGGTTGTGTGTTGGTGCGAGAGAAGAGTGATGAATTAATAGAGTTGACCATGCAAAAGTGGATTAATGAATTAAGGGATGCTAAAGAGCATTTGCAGCAGGAAGTTTCTCAACTGAAGAAGCAGGAAGCTCAGCTAGAAATATCCCTGTCTCTACTTCGTTCTATCCTCGAATCTACTGCTAATGGTATTGTTGCAGTCAATTGTGAAGGAGAGATTTTGAGCTTTAATCAGAAGTTTGTGGACATGTGGCAGATTCCAGAGTCTCTGATGCTATGCAAAAACTTTCCTCAAGCAAGCGCCTTTTTGGAAGACCAATTAAACAACCCGGAAGTTTTTCGTCGGGTTATGCAGGAAGTAGAGAGCCAACCTGATTGTGAGAGCTACGATATTTTAGAGTTGAAGGATGGAAGAGCCTTTGTCCAATACTCTGTGCCCCAGTGGTTGAATAGCAAAATTATCGGTAGAGTATGGAGCATTTGGGACATTACTGAGTGCAAACAGGTGGAATCAGAACTGCGTAACAGCTTAGAACAAGCACAACAATATAGAGAACTGAGAACAAACTTCGTTTCTGTGTTTTGCCATCAATTCCGCACACCGCTGAACGTGATTTCATTCTCTAATAGCTTACTCAACAGACATGGCGACAATTGGACAAAGGAAAAAACACGACCTTTAGTTGAGCATATTCAAACAGCTGTTGAAAAACTCAGCCAAATGTTGGATGATGTTTATTTCTTCGCCAAAGCAGAAGCAGCAAAACTAAATTTTGAGGTCGAGCCGCTTGATGTAGTTCAGTTCTGCAATGAATTAGTGGTACAAATCCAGATGAATCACAGCCATAATTCAATCAATTTTTGGAGTCAAGGTAGCTGTTTGACAACTTCGATTGATCAAAAACTGCTGGAGCCTATTCTTAAGAACTTGCTTGATAATGCAGTTAAGTATTCTCCAACTGGTAGCGCGGTTGATTTAGAACTTTCTTGTGACTATGATAAAATAATTTTTCAAGTGACAGATAGAGGAGTTGGCATTCCAGTAGCAGACAAAGAGCGAATATTTGAGCCATTTTATCGAGGTAAGAATAGTATGAATTTGCCTGGTACTGGACTAGGGCTATCGATTGTCAAAACCCTTGTAGAATTACATGGCGGTCAAATCACCTTAGAAAGTGAAGTTGGTGCAGGCACTAAGTTTACTGTGGCTTTGCCATCGGTGAGATAA
- a CDS encoding response regulator transcription factor, producing MMHESSKTILIIEDDAATRNLFLKILEAEGFDTISAENGLVGIEQAQKHLPDLVICDITMPDMDGYGVLNILRQDPLTAIIPFIFLTGSGTKACVRKGMELGADDYLTKPSTVEELLRAIAIRLEKQALLRSWYATSSREISASLPKNTTSLATGESFFPSIPQLKEVFDYIEANYHQGITLSNVALAVGYSPAYLTNRVAKQTGETVNGWIVRRKMAAARPLLRDTDQTIEQIATALGYQNACHFSRQFRQYHGLPPKNWRKQHQVFQVSRNTNLQLMKNRPQMRNYIDSTEVKATEVQMPAYNF from the coding sequence ATGATGCATGAATCGTCGAAAACAATTCTCATAATTGAAGATGATGCTGCTACTCGCAATCTCTTCTTAAAGATTCTTGAGGCTGAAGGTTTTGACACAATAAGTGCTGAAAACGGTCTTGTTGGTATTGAGCAAGCTCAAAAGCATTTACCTGATTTGGTGATTTGCGATATTACAATGCCAGATATGGATGGTTATGGAGTTTTGAATATTCTGCGCCAAGATCCTTTGACTGCAATTATTCCCTTCATTTTTCTTACTGGTAGCGGTACTAAGGCATGTGTTCGCAAAGGTATGGAGTTGGGCGCAGACGATTATCTTACCAAACCTTCTACTGTAGAGGAATTGCTTAGAGCGATCGCTATCCGATTAGAAAAACAAGCTCTCCTCAGATCCTGGTATGCTACTAGTTCTAGGGAAATCTCAGCATCGCTACCAAAAAACACGACTTCGTTGGCAACTGGTGAGTCATTCTTTCCATCAATTCCCCAACTCAAAGAAGTTTTCGACTACATTGAAGCTAACTACCATCAAGGCATTACCTTGTCTAATGTTGCTCTTGCGGTTGGTTATTCACCAGCTTACTTAACTAACAGAGTTGCAAAACAAACAGGAGAAACTGTAAACGGCTGGATTGTGAGGCGCAAAATGGCAGCAGCACGTCCTTTACTGAGAGATACTGACCAGACAATTGAGCAGATTGCTACAGCCTTGGGCTATCAAAATGCCTGTCATTTCTCTCGCCAGTTTCGTCAATACCACGGACTACCTCCTAAAAATTGGAGAAAACAACATCAAGTTTTTCAGGTTTCCAGAAATACAAATCTGCAACTGATGAAGAATCGTCCTCAGATGAGAAACTATATAGATAGTACCGAGGTAAAAGCCACTGAAGTGCAGATGCCTGCTTATAATTTTTAG
- a CDS encoding DUF3082 domain-containing protein, with translation MSDQNLTPPTEAQVQILPTVLRSLTGAVISGGLGFALYSVMIAIATNFATKPIHSANVLVVRITSAVRTLVVGVVALGSGIFAIVAIGLLALAVQMLVQQLTKPKNS, from the coding sequence ATGAGTGACCAAAATTTAACACCACCAACAGAAGCCCAAGTGCAAATTCTACCGACTGTGTTACGCAGTTTAACAGGAGCGGTGATTTCTGGAGGACTAGGATTTGCACTTTATTCAGTGATGATTGCGATCGCCACAAATTTTGCCACCAAACCCATCCATTCAGCTAATGTATTAGTAGTGAGAATTACCTCTGCTGTTCGTACCCTGGTTGTAGGCGTGGTTGCCTTGGGAAGTGGCATATTTGCTATAGTCGCAATTGGTTTATTGGCTTTGGCAGTGCAAATGTTAGTGCAGCAACTGACAAAGCCCAAAAACAGCTAA